A window of Methanobacteriaceae archaeon contains these coding sequences:
- a CDS encoding MATE family efflux transporter, which translates to MNIFKTPEGYLYSNKALLALFIPILIEYTFEFSVGFADSIMVASLGEAAISGVSLVDFLMQILIFSFSALATGGAVVAGQYLGNKQIDHARQSVTQLFWFSTIVSIVIMVVVIILRQYMVGLLFGQIEADVWMNADKYLFVVALSIPFIAIYNAAAAIFRTTNNAYLPMKILLVCDILNLIGNAFCIYYLGWDVLGVAIPTVISRALAALVLLYFAVDKNYKLHIKRTLRYKFDSIMLKKVLQVGIPYGIENGLFQVGKVFVLSLISTFRTVSIAANSVGHAIVVFSVLPGFVINFGITTVISKCVGANDIIRLNIIIKNVY; encoded by the coding sequence ATGAATATTTTCAAAACTCCTGAAGGATATTTATATTCAAATAAAGCATTACTTGCTTTATTTATTCCTATTTTAATCGAATATACTTTTGAATTTAGTGTAGGATTTGCAGATTCAATAATGGTTGCATCACTTGGTGAGGCTGCAATTTCAGGAGTTTCTCTAGTTGATTTTTTAATGCAAATCCTTATTTTTTCATTTTCTGCTCTTGCAACAGGTGGTGCAGTAGTAGCAGGACAATACTTGGGAAATAAACAAATTGACCATGCTCGTCAGTCTGTTACTCAGCTATTCTGGTTTTCAACAATTGTATCTATTGTAATAATGGTCGTTGTTATTATTTTAAGACAATATATGGTTGGATTGCTGTTTGGTCAAATTGAAGCTGACGTTTGGATGAATGCAGATAAATACTTGTTTGTTGTTGCTTTATCAATTCCATTTATAGCCATTTACAATGCGGCAGCAGCAATATTTAGAACAACAAACAATGCTTATTTACCAATGAAAATACTTCTTGTTTGCGATATATTGAATCTGATTGGTAATGCATTTTGCATTTACTATTTGGGATGGGATGTTTTAGGTGTTGCAATTCCAACAGTAATTTCAAGAGCATTAGCTGCTTTGGTACTGTTATATTTTGCAGTTGATAAAAACTATAAACTGCATATTAAAAGAACTTTAAGGTATAAATTTGATAGTATAATGCTTAAAAAAGTTTTACAAGTAGGTATTCCTTATGGTATTGAAAATGGATTGTTTCAAGTAGGAAAGGTTTTTGTTTTAAGTTTGATTTCAACTTTTAGAACTGTTTCAATAGCTGCAAATTCTGTAGGTCATGCAATCGTAGTATTTTCAGTTCTACCTGGGTTTGTAATCAATTTTGGAATAACTACTGTAATTTCAAAATGTGTAGGTGCTAATGATATAATCAGGCTAAATATTATAATAAAAAATGTTTATTGA
- a CDS encoding flavodoxin family protein, which produces MKVLLVNGSPNKQGCTYTALSEVAKTLNEYDIETEIFWIKTKPITGCIACLKCGELGKCTFDNDVVNEFVEKAYEADAFVFGSPVYYASANGSMVSFLDRAFYSNSHGTGGEAFKHKPGAVICSARRGGTTATYDQLIKYLGISQMPIISSFYWNMVHGNTPEEVLQDEEGLGTMRQLAHNMAFFLQCLEEGAKNGLTVKEEPKPRTNFIR; this is translated from the coding sequence ATGAAAGTTTTATTAGTTAACGGAAGTCCAAATAAACAAGGTTGTACCTACACTGCATTATCTGAAGTTGCAAAAACATTAAACGAGTATGATATTGAAACAGAAATATTCTGGATTAAAACAAAACCAATAACTGGTTGTATTGCTTGTTTAAAATGTGGTGAATTAGGCAAATGTACTTTTGACAATGATGTTGTAAACGAATTCGTCGAAAAAGCATATGAGGCAGATGCATTCGTATTTGGATCTCCTGTTTATTATGCAAGTGCTAACGGTTCAATGGTATCCTTTTTAGACAGAGCATTTTACTCCAACTCTCATGGAACTGGTGGGGAAGCTTTCAAACACAAACCAGGAGCAGTAATCTGTTCTGCAAGAAGAGGTGGAACAACTGCAACCTATGATCAATTGATTAAATACTTAGGAATCTCACAAATGCCTATTATTTCATCATTCTATTGGAATATGGTTCACGGAAACACTCCAGAGGAAGTCCTTCAAGATGAAGAAGGATTAGGAACTATGAGACAATTAGCACACAACATGGCATTTTTCTTACAATGTCTTGAAGAAGGTGCTAAAAACGGTTTAACTGTTAAAGAAGAACCAAAACCTCGTACAAACTTTATAAGATAA
- a CDS encoding cofactor-independent phosphoglycerate mutase: MKYVIFILDGSSDLPLDELDGNTPLIVANTPNIDKIAKTGCGGLTNNVPDGYTPGSDVANMSIFGYNPADYYTGRGPLEAGSVGIDTTPCDVIFRCNTIFEKDGKMEDFNAGHITTPEADVLIKGLNEYFQEKYPGFKGKFYTGISYRHLFVYSCDSVEDAEILANIKTMPPHDISGENLVDNLFGDCELAQEIQNIMFESKEFLESQEVNQKREIPANMVWLWGQGVTPKLPSFKETYGLDAAVITGVDLLKGIGVFAGMEIVDVPGATGFFDTDYESKGKCGIEALKNNDVLFIHIEAPDEAGHAQLLDEKVKAIEQIDKFIVGPIVESLEGEDFKVAILPDHPTPIDVGTHTRDDVPVIMYSSDKSADECEGFNEVAVLDGCIAKKEGYKLMQRLIDGDF; this comes from the coding sequence ATGAAATATGTAATTTTTATTTTAGATGGTTCTAGTGACCTTCCACTAGATGAACTTGATGGTAACACTCCTCTAATAGTAGCTAACACTCCAAACATTGATAAAATAGCTAAAACTGGTTGTGGTGGTTTAACAAATAACGTTCCTGACGGATACACACCAGGTTCTGATGTAGCTAATATGAGTATTTTCGGATACAACCCTGCAGATTACTATACTGGAAGAGGACCATTGGAAGCAGGAAGTGTAGGAATTGATACTACTCCATGTGATGTAATATTTAGATGCAACACCATTTTTGAAAAAGACGGAAAAATGGAAGACTTCAATGCAGGTCATATCACAACTCCTGAAGCTGATGTATTAATTAAAGGATTAAATGAGTACTTCCAGGAAAAATACCCTGGATTTAAAGGTAAATTCTACACTGGAATCAGTTACAGACATTTATTTGTATATTCATGTGACAGTGTTGAAGATGCTGAAATCTTAGCAAATATAAAAACAATGCCTCCTCACGATATTTCCGGAGAAAATCTCGTTGATAATTTATTTGGAGACTGTGAACTTGCACAAGAAATCCAAAATATCATGTTTGAGTCAAAAGAATTCTTAGAATCTCAGGAAGTTAACCAAAAAAGAGAAATTCCAGCAAACATGGTATGGTTATGGGGACAAGGTGTAACTCCAAAATTACCAAGTTTCAAAGAGACTTATGGTCTTGATGCAGCAGTAATTACTGGTGTTGACTTACTTAAAGGAATTGGAGTATTTGCAGGAATGGAAATTGTTGATGTGCCTGGAGCTACCGGATTTTTCGACACTGATTATGAATCAAAAGGAAAATGCGGAATTGAAGCATTAAAAAACAATGATGTCTTATTTATCCACATTGAAGCACCTGATGAAGCAGGTCACGCCCAACTTCTCGATGAAAAAGTTAAAGCTATTGAACAAATCGATAAATTCATCGTAGGACCAATTGTGGAAAGCTTAGAAGGAGAAGACTTCAAAGTAGCAATTTTACCAGACCATCCAACTCCAATCGATGTTGGAACCCACACACGTGATGATGTTCCTGTTATTATGTATTCATCTGACAAATCCGCAGATGAATGTGAAGGATTTAACGAAGTAGCAGTATTGGATGGATGTATTGCTAAAAAAGAAGGTTACAAATTAATGCAAAGATTAATTGACGGAGATTTTTAA
- a CDS encoding homoserine dehydrogenase, translating to MDECKVIIMGFGSVGQGVANAISMKKDLIKDKTGVDIKVVAAADSSSSAISQDGLDEELLVKTKKEEGKLSAYPEFGSDKNGVDVLDAVEYDCLIEATPTNIVDAEPALSLTYKAFEQGKDVVTSNKGHLALKFREVVDAAEKAGVEFKYEATVGGSMPIINFTKETLASCEIKSIKGILNGTTNYILSRMTSEGSEYDVILRESQELGIAETDPTQDVEGIDAACKTVILANALLGIDATYSDVKVEGISNINSQAIELAKKDDYLIKLIAEVSPDNLQVSPRLVKRGSSYDVSGTLNMATIKTDLADEVSVSGLGAGSLETASAMLTDLISILKNKN from the coding sequence ATGGATGAATGTAAAGTCATTATCATGGGATTTGGTTCAGTAGGTCAAGGGGTGGCTAACGCAATTTCCATGAAGAAGGATTTAATTAAAGATAAAACTGGAGTAGACATTAAAGTTGTTGCTGCAGCTGATTCATCTTCATCTGCAATCTCACAAGACGGATTAGATGAAGAGTTACTTGTTAAAACTAAAAAAGAAGAAGGAAAATTATCAGCATATCCTGAATTCGGTTCAGATAAAAATGGTGTAGATGTCTTGGATGCTGTTGAATATGATTGTCTTATAGAAGCAACTCCTACCAATATCGTAGATGCTGAACCTGCACTCTCATTAACATATAAAGCGTTTGAACAAGGAAAAGATGTTGTAACTTCAAACAAAGGACATTTAGCTCTCAAATTTAGAGAAGTTGTTGATGCGGCTGAAAAAGCAGGTGTAGAATTCAAATATGAGGCTACTGTTGGTGGATCAATGCCTATTATTAATTTCACAAAAGAAACCTTAGCATCATGTGAAATTAAATCAATTAAAGGTATCTTAAACGGAACTACCAATTATATATTATCAAGAATGACCTCTGAAGGTTCAGAGTATGATGTTATTCTTAGAGAATCTCAGGAATTAGGAATTGCTGAAACTGATCCTACACAGGACGTAGAAGGTATTGATGCAGCTTGTAAAACAGTAATTCTTGCAAATGCTCTTTTAGGAATTGATGCAACTTACAGTGATGTTAAAGTTGAAGGAATCTCCAATATCAATTCTCAAGCTATTGAATTAGCTAAAAAAGACGATTACTTAATTAAGTTAATAGCTGAAGTATCTCCTGATAATTTACAAGTATCTCCACGTTTAGTTAAAAGAGGAAGTTCCTACGATGTAAGTGGAACTTTAAACATGGCTACAATCAAAACAGATTTGGCTGACGAGGTATCTGTAAGCGGGCTTGGAGCAGGATCACTTGAAACTGCTTCTGCAATGTTGACTGATTTAATTAGTATTTTAAAAAATAAAAACTAA
- a CDS encoding amino acid-binding protein, whose amino-acid sequence MRIDLVLELLDAPGQLVKALEPISNYGANLVTVIHKRDYKNDNGNVPVQLTIEGEQENLKDIVNKYEEIGFSIIEMDGVVKKEKITTILFGHIVDQDLRDTMDKINDLEGISIVAFDIKLNGEEKSTALINIEADVGLKQKVFDRIGQIAKEKELLVINEV is encoded by the coding sequence ATGAGGATAGATTTAGTTCTCGAACTTTTAGATGCTCCAGGACAATTGGTTAAAGCATTAGAACCAATTAGTAATTATGGTGCTAATCTAGTAACTGTTATCCATAAAAGAGACTACAAAAATGATAATGGTAACGTTCCAGTTCAGCTCACAATTGAAGGCGAACAGGAAAACCTTAAAGACATTGTAAATAAGTATGAAGAGATTGGATTTTCCATTATCGAAATGGATGGTGTTGTTAAAAAAGAAAAAATTACTACAATTCTTTTTGGCCATATTGTTGATCAGGATTTAAGAGACACAATGGATAAAATCAACGACCTTGAAGGTATTTCCATTGTTGCATTTGATATTAAATTGAATGGTGAAGAAAAATCCACCGCATTGATTAATATTGAAGCAGATGTTGGTTTAAAACAAAAAGTATTTGATAGAATTGGACAAATTGCGAAAGAAAAAGAATTACTAGTGATTAATGAAGTTTAA
- the gatC gene encoding Asp-tRNA(Asn) amidotransferase subunit GatC has translation MTIEKDAEDIIEKFSKILEDIPDSDETWYITDNLNLTREDKSQAKNPEKILRNAKIDKEGNLIVKKADWTN, from the coding sequence ATGACAATCGAAAAAGATGCTGAAGATATTATTGAAAAATTCTCAAAAATTTTAGAAGATATTCCAGATTCAGATGAAACCTGGTACATTACTGATAATTTAAATTTAACTCGTGAGGATAAATCTCAAGCAAAGAACCCTGAAAAAATTTTAAGAAATGCAAAAATTGACAAAGAAGGAAATCTCATAGTTAAAAAAGCAGATTGGACTAATTAA